From a single Nicotiana tabacum cultivar K326 chromosome 8, ASM71507v2, whole genome shotgun sequence genomic region:
- the LOC142163300 gene encoding zinc finger BED domain-containing protein RICESLEEPER 4-like, translated as MAENIMIDKVIGESGASNSNATSQSQSVQSKAKKQRKKRSVAWEYFDQIIDPEGNQKGVCKHCKREYFADSKDNATKSLLTHMAKCLKMLLDVAKSQSKLGFNPIPGGNKGDVAVVPWKFDQEQCRKALCCMVIVDELPFSFVEKEGFMNFMKVAQPFFRIPSRRTVTRDCFDLFNDKNVSW; from the coding sequence ATGGCTGAAAATATCATGATTGATAAGGTGATTGGTGAAAGTGGAGCTTCTAATTCAAATGCCACATCACAATCTCAATCAGTTCAATCGAAagcaaaaaaacaaagaaaaaagaggtCTGTTGCATGGGAATATTTCGACCAAATTATTGATCCGGAAGGAAATCAAAAGGGTGTTTGTAAACATTGCAAAAGAGAATATTTTGCCGATTCAAAAGATAATGCTACGAAATCACTCCTTACACATATGGCCAAGTGTTTAAAAATGCTTTTAGATGTTGCAAAAAGTCAATCGAAACTAGGCTTTAACCCTATTCCGGGGGGTAATAAGGGTGATGTAGCCGTTGTTccttggaaatttgatcaagaacAATGTAGGAAGGCTTTGTGTTGTATGGTGATCGTTGATGAACTTCCTTTCAGCTTTGTTGAAAAGGAAGGTTTTATGAATTTTATGAAAGTTGCACAACCTTTTTTTCGAATTCCTTCACGTAGAACTGTGACTCGGGACTGTTTTGATCTTTTCAATGATAAAAACGTAAGTTGGTGA